From the Panthera leo isolate Ple1 chromosome C1, P.leo_Ple1_pat1.1, whole genome shotgun sequence genome, one window contains:
- the EPHA4 gene encoding ephrin type-A receptor 4 isoform X8, giving the protein MAGIFYFVLFSFLFGICDAVTGSRVYPANEVTLLDSRSVQGELGWIASPLEGGWEEVSIMDEKNTPIRTYQVCNVMEPSQNNWLRTDWITREGAQRVYIEIKFTLRDCNSLPGVMGTCKETFNLYYYESDNDKERFIRESQFAKIDTIAADESFTQVDIGDRIMKLNTEIRDVGPLSKKGFYLAFQDVGACIALVSVRVFYKKCPLTVRNLAQFPDTITGADTSSLVEVRGSCVNNSEEKDVPKMYCGADGEWLVPIGNCLCNAGHEEWNGECQAVHAHGVLQGRWGQLGTERHFLLRENLPLAGFSSGVNLPRDWPQRTSKF; this is encoded by the exons ATGGCTGGGATTTTCTATTTCGTCCTCTTTTCGTTTCTCTTTGGGATTTGCGACGCTGTCACCGGTTCCAGGGTGTACCCCGCGAATGAAG TTACCTTATTGGATTCCAGGTCTGTTCAGGGAGAACTTGGGTGGATAGCGAGCCCTCTGGAAGGAGGG TGGGAGGAAGTGAGTATaatggatgaaaaaaatacaCCAATCCGAACCTACCAAGTGTGCAATGTGATGGAACCCAGTCAGAATAACTGGCTACGAACTGATTGGATCACCCGAGAAGGGGCTCAGAGGGTGTACATTGAGATCAAGTTCACCTTGAGAGACTGCAACAGTCTTCCGGGTGTCATGGGGACTTGCAAGGAGACGTTTAACCTGTACTACTATGAATCGGACAATGACAAAGAGCGTTTCATCCGAGAGAGCCAGTTTGCCAAGATTGACACCATTGCGGCCGACGAGAGCTTCACCCAAGTGGACATTGGTGACAGAATCATGAAGCTGAACACTGAGATCCGGGATGTAGGGCCACTGAGCAAAAAGGGGTTTTACCTGGCTTTTCAGGATGTGGGGGCCTGCATTGCCCTGGTGTCGGTCCGCGTGTTCTATAAGAAGTGTCCGCTCACCGTTCGCAACCTGGCCCAATTTCCAGACACCATCACAGGGGCTGATACGTCTTCCCTGGTGGAAGTTCGAGGCTCCTGTGTCAACAACTCAGAAGAAAAGGATGTGCCAAAAATGTACTGTGGGGCAGATGGTGAGTGGCTGGTACCCATTGGCAACTGCCTATGCAATGCTGGGCATGAAGAGTGGAATGGAGAATGCCAAG cagtccatgctcatggagtCCTCCAGGGACGCTGGGGACAGTTGGGGACAGAACGACACTTCCTCCTCCGGGAGAACCTACCCCTGGCTGGCTTCAGCAGTGGTGTGAACTTGCCTCGTGATTGGCCGCAGAGGACAAGTAAGTTCTAG
- the EPHA4 gene encoding ephrin type-A receptor 4 isoform X9, with the protein MAGIFYFVLFSFLFGICDAVTGSRVYPANEVTLLDSRSVQGELGWIASPLEGGWEEVSIMDEKNTPIRTYQVCNVMEPSQNNWLRTDWITREGAQRVYIEIKFTLRDCNSLPGVMGTCKETFNLYYYESDNDKERFIRESQFAKIDTIAADESFTQVDIGDRIMKLNTEIRDVGPLSKKGFYLAFQDVGACIALVSVRVFYKKCPLTVRNLAQFPDTITGADTSSLVEVRGSCVNNSEEKDVPKMYCGADGEWLVPIGNCLCNAGHEEWNGECQVHAHGVLQGRWGQLGTERHFLLRENLPLAGFSSGVNLPRDWPQRTSKF; encoded by the exons ATGGCTGGGATTTTCTATTTCGTCCTCTTTTCGTTTCTCTTTGGGATTTGCGACGCTGTCACCGGTTCCAGGGTGTACCCCGCGAATGAAG TTACCTTATTGGATTCCAGGTCTGTTCAGGGAGAACTTGGGTGGATAGCGAGCCCTCTGGAAGGAGGG TGGGAGGAAGTGAGTATaatggatgaaaaaaatacaCCAATCCGAACCTACCAAGTGTGCAATGTGATGGAACCCAGTCAGAATAACTGGCTACGAACTGATTGGATCACCCGAGAAGGGGCTCAGAGGGTGTACATTGAGATCAAGTTCACCTTGAGAGACTGCAACAGTCTTCCGGGTGTCATGGGGACTTGCAAGGAGACGTTTAACCTGTACTACTATGAATCGGACAATGACAAAGAGCGTTTCATCCGAGAGAGCCAGTTTGCCAAGATTGACACCATTGCGGCCGACGAGAGCTTCACCCAAGTGGACATTGGTGACAGAATCATGAAGCTGAACACTGAGATCCGGGATGTAGGGCCACTGAGCAAAAAGGGGTTTTACCTGGCTTTTCAGGATGTGGGGGCCTGCATTGCCCTGGTGTCGGTCCGCGTGTTCTATAAGAAGTGTCCGCTCACCGTTCGCAACCTGGCCCAATTTCCAGACACCATCACAGGGGCTGATACGTCTTCCCTGGTGGAAGTTCGAGGCTCCTGTGTCAACAACTCAGAAGAAAAGGATGTGCCAAAAATGTACTGTGGGGCAGATGGTGAGTGGCTGGTACCCATTGGCAACTGCCTATGCAATGCTGGGCATGAAGAGTGGAATGGAGAATGCCAAG tccatgctcatggagtCCTCCAGGGACGCTGGGGACAGTTGGGGACAGAACGACACTTCCTCCTCCGGGAGAACCTACCCCTGGCTGGCTTCAGCAGTGGTGTGAACTTGCCTCGTGATTGGCCGCAGAGGACAAGTAAGTTCTAG
- the EPHA4 gene encoding ephrin type-A receptor 4 isoform X15 yields MAGIFYFVLFSFLFGICDAVTGSRVYPANEVTLLDSRSVQGELGWIASPLEGGWEEVSIMDEKNTPIRTYQVCNVMEPSQNNWLRTDWITREGAQRVYIEIKFTLRDCNSLPGVMGTCKETFNLYYYESDNDKERFIRESQFAKIDTIAADESFTQVDIGDRIMKLNTEIRDVGPLSKKGFYLAFQDVGACIALVSVRVFYKKCPLTVRNLAQFPDTITGADTSSLVEVRGSCVNNSEEKDVPKMYCGADGEWLVPIGNCLCNAGHEEWNGECQGRTC; encoded by the exons ATGGCTGGGATTTTCTATTTCGTCCTCTTTTCGTTTCTCTTTGGGATTTGCGACGCTGTCACCGGTTCCAGGGTGTACCCCGCGAATGAAG TTACCTTATTGGATTCCAGGTCTGTTCAGGGAGAACTTGGGTGGATAGCGAGCCCTCTGGAAGGAGGG TGGGAGGAAGTGAGTATaatggatgaaaaaaatacaCCAATCCGAACCTACCAAGTGTGCAATGTGATGGAACCCAGTCAGAATAACTGGCTACGAACTGATTGGATCACCCGAGAAGGGGCTCAGAGGGTGTACATTGAGATCAAGTTCACCTTGAGAGACTGCAACAGTCTTCCGGGTGTCATGGGGACTTGCAAGGAGACGTTTAACCTGTACTACTATGAATCGGACAATGACAAAGAGCGTTTCATCCGAGAGAGCCAGTTTGCCAAGATTGACACCATTGCGGCCGACGAGAGCTTCACCCAAGTGGACATTGGTGACAGAATCATGAAGCTGAACACTGAGATCCGGGATGTAGGGCCACTGAGCAAAAAGGGGTTTTACCTGGCTTTTCAGGATGTGGGGGCCTGCATTGCCCTGGTGTCGGTCCGCGTGTTCTATAAGAAGTGTCCGCTCACCGTTCGCAACCTGGCCCAATTTCCAGACACCATCACAGGGGCTGATACGTCTTCCCTGGTGGAAGTTCGAGGCTCCTGTGTCAACAACTCAGAAGAAAAGGATGTGCCAAAAATGTACTGTGGGGCAGATGGTGAGTGGCTGGTACCCATTGGCAACTGCCTATGCAATGCTGGGCATGAAGAGTGGAATGGAGAATGCCAAG GGAGGACTTGCTGA
- the EPHA4 gene encoding ephrin type-A receptor 4 isoform X14, with translation MAGIFYFVLFSFLFGICDAVTGSRVYPANEVTLLDSRSVQGELGWIASPLEGGWEEVSIMDEKNTPIRTYQVCNVMEPSQNNWLRTDWITREGAQRVYIEIKFTLRDCNSLPGVMGTCKETFNLYYYESDNDKERFIRESQFAKIDTIAADESFTQVDIGDRIMKLNTEIRDVGPLSKKGFYLAFQDVGACIALVSVRVFYKKCPLTVRNLAQFPDTITGADTSSLVEVRGSCVNNSEEKDVPKMYCGADGEWLVPIGNCLCNAGHEEWNGECQALISRPRVRKLTF, from the exons ATGGCTGGGATTTTCTATTTCGTCCTCTTTTCGTTTCTCTTTGGGATTTGCGACGCTGTCACCGGTTCCAGGGTGTACCCCGCGAATGAAG TTACCTTATTGGATTCCAGGTCTGTTCAGGGAGAACTTGGGTGGATAGCGAGCCCTCTGGAAGGAGGG TGGGAGGAAGTGAGTATaatggatgaaaaaaatacaCCAATCCGAACCTACCAAGTGTGCAATGTGATGGAACCCAGTCAGAATAACTGGCTACGAACTGATTGGATCACCCGAGAAGGGGCTCAGAGGGTGTACATTGAGATCAAGTTCACCTTGAGAGACTGCAACAGTCTTCCGGGTGTCATGGGGACTTGCAAGGAGACGTTTAACCTGTACTACTATGAATCGGACAATGACAAAGAGCGTTTCATCCGAGAGAGCCAGTTTGCCAAGATTGACACCATTGCGGCCGACGAGAGCTTCACCCAAGTGGACATTGGTGACAGAATCATGAAGCTGAACACTGAGATCCGGGATGTAGGGCCACTGAGCAAAAAGGGGTTTTACCTGGCTTTTCAGGATGTGGGGGCCTGCATTGCCCTGGTGTCGGTCCGCGTGTTCTATAAGAAGTGTCCGCTCACCGTTCGCAACCTGGCCCAATTTCCAGACACCATCACAGGGGCTGATACGTCTTCCCTGGTGGAAGTTCGAGGCTCCTGTGTCAACAACTCAGAAGAAAAGGATGTGCCAAAAATGTACTGTGGGGCAGATGGTGAGTGGCTGGTACCCATTGGCAACTGCCTATGCAATGCTGGGCATGAAGAGTGGAATGGAGAATGCCAAG
- the EPHA4 gene encoding ephrin type-A receptor 4 isoform X11 codes for MAGIFYFVLFSFLFGICDAVTGSRVYPANEVTLLDSRSVQGELGWIASPLEGGWEEVSIMDEKNTPIRTYQVCNVMEPSQNNWLRTDWITREGAQRVYIEIKFTLRDCNSLPGVMGTCKETFNLYYYESDNDKERFIRESQFAKIDTIAADESFTQVDIGDRIMKLNTEIRDVGPLSKKGFYLAFQDVGACIALVSVRVFYKKCPLTVRNLAQFPDTITGADTSSLVEVRGSCVNNSEEKDVPKMYCGADGEWLVPIGNCLCNAGHEEWNGECQEFASRWAQTLHVRTLGNVDCHLFCDGQC; via the exons ATGGCTGGGATTTTCTATTTCGTCCTCTTTTCGTTTCTCTTTGGGATTTGCGACGCTGTCACCGGTTCCAGGGTGTACCCCGCGAATGAAG TTACCTTATTGGATTCCAGGTCTGTTCAGGGAGAACTTGGGTGGATAGCGAGCCCTCTGGAAGGAGGG TGGGAGGAAGTGAGTATaatggatgaaaaaaatacaCCAATCCGAACCTACCAAGTGTGCAATGTGATGGAACCCAGTCAGAATAACTGGCTACGAACTGATTGGATCACCCGAGAAGGGGCTCAGAGGGTGTACATTGAGATCAAGTTCACCTTGAGAGACTGCAACAGTCTTCCGGGTGTCATGGGGACTTGCAAGGAGACGTTTAACCTGTACTACTATGAATCGGACAATGACAAAGAGCGTTTCATCCGAGAGAGCCAGTTTGCCAAGATTGACACCATTGCGGCCGACGAGAGCTTCACCCAAGTGGACATTGGTGACAGAATCATGAAGCTGAACACTGAGATCCGGGATGTAGGGCCACTGAGCAAAAAGGGGTTTTACCTGGCTTTTCAGGATGTGGGGGCCTGCATTGCCCTGGTGTCGGTCCGCGTGTTCTATAAGAAGTGTCCGCTCACCGTTCGCAACCTGGCCCAATTTCCAGACACCATCACAGGGGCTGATACGTCTTCCCTGGTGGAAGTTCGAGGCTCCTGTGTCAACAACTCAGAAGAAAAGGATGTGCCAAAAATGTACTGTGGGGCAGATGGTGAGTGGCTGGTACCCATTGGCAACTGCCTATGCAATGCTGGGCATGAAGAGTGGAATGGAGAATGCCAAG
- the EPHA4 gene encoding ephrin type-A receptor 4 isoform X13 produces the protein MAGIFYFVLFSFLFGICDAVTGSRVYPANEVTLLDSRSVQGELGWIASPLEGGWEEVSIMDEKNTPIRTYQVCNVMEPSQNNWLRTDWITREGAQRVYIEIKFTLRDCNSLPGVMGTCKETFNLYYYESDNDKERFIRESQFAKIDTIAADESFTQVDIGDRIMKLNTEIRDVGPLSKKGFYLAFQDVGACIALVSVRVFYKKCPLTVRNLAQFPDTITGADTSSLVEVRGSCVNNSEEKDVPKMYCGADGEWLVPIGNCLCNAGHEEWNGECQGCNRQNEGQRTDVASIEGRTI, from the exons ATGGCTGGGATTTTCTATTTCGTCCTCTTTTCGTTTCTCTTTGGGATTTGCGACGCTGTCACCGGTTCCAGGGTGTACCCCGCGAATGAAG TTACCTTATTGGATTCCAGGTCTGTTCAGGGAGAACTTGGGTGGATAGCGAGCCCTCTGGAAGGAGGG TGGGAGGAAGTGAGTATaatggatgaaaaaaatacaCCAATCCGAACCTACCAAGTGTGCAATGTGATGGAACCCAGTCAGAATAACTGGCTACGAACTGATTGGATCACCCGAGAAGGGGCTCAGAGGGTGTACATTGAGATCAAGTTCACCTTGAGAGACTGCAACAGTCTTCCGGGTGTCATGGGGACTTGCAAGGAGACGTTTAACCTGTACTACTATGAATCGGACAATGACAAAGAGCGTTTCATCCGAGAGAGCCAGTTTGCCAAGATTGACACCATTGCGGCCGACGAGAGCTTCACCCAAGTGGACATTGGTGACAGAATCATGAAGCTGAACACTGAGATCCGGGATGTAGGGCCACTGAGCAAAAAGGGGTTTTACCTGGCTTTTCAGGATGTGGGGGCCTGCATTGCCCTGGTGTCGGTCCGCGTGTTCTATAAGAAGTGTCCGCTCACCGTTCGCAACCTGGCCCAATTTCCAGACACCATCACAGGGGCTGATACGTCTTCCCTGGTGGAAGTTCGAGGCTCCTGTGTCAACAACTCAGAAGAAAAGGATGTGCCAAAAATGTACTGTGGGGCAGATGGTGAGTGGCTGGTACCCATTGGCAACTGCCTATGCAATGCTGGGCATGAAGAGTGGAATGGAGAATGCCAAG
- the EPHA4 gene encoding ephrin type-A receptor 4 isoform X12, with product MAGIFYFVLFSFLFGICDAVTGSRVYPANEVTLLDSRSVQGELGWIASPLEGGWEEVSIMDEKNTPIRTYQVCNVMEPSQNNWLRTDWITREGAQRVYIEIKFTLRDCNSLPGVMGTCKETFNLYYYESDNDKERFIRESQFAKIDTIAADESFTQVDIGDRIMKLNTEIRDVGPLSKKGFYLAFQDVGACIALVSVRVFYKKCPLTVRNLAQFPDTITGADTSSLVEVRGSCVNNSEEKDVPKMYCGADGEWLVPIGNCLCNAGHEEWNGECQARSLPLKSTRAESDGFHAPLWIVEYGY from the exons ATGGCTGGGATTTTCTATTTCGTCCTCTTTTCGTTTCTCTTTGGGATTTGCGACGCTGTCACCGGTTCCAGGGTGTACCCCGCGAATGAAG TTACCTTATTGGATTCCAGGTCTGTTCAGGGAGAACTTGGGTGGATAGCGAGCCCTCTGGAAGGAGGG TGGGAGGAAGTGAGTATaatggatgaaaaaaatacaCCAATCCGAACCTACCAAGTGTGCAATGTGATGGAACCCAGTCAGAATAACTGGCTACGAACTGATTGGATCACCCGAGAAGGGGCTCAGAGGGTGTACATTGAGATCAAGTTCACCTTGAGAGACTGCAACAGTCTTCCGGGTGTCATGGGGACTTGCAAGGAGACGTTTAACCTGTACTACTATGAATCGGACAATGACAAAGAGCGTTTCATCCGAGAGAGCCAGTTTGCCAAGATTGACACCATTGCGGCCGACGAGAGCTTCACCCAAGTGGACATTGGTGACAGAATCATGAAGCTGAACACTGAGATCCGGGATGTAGGGCCACTGAGCAAAAAGGGGTTTTACCTGGCTTTTCAGGATGTGGGGGCCTGCATTGCCCTGGTGTCGGTCCGCGTGTTCTATAAGAAGTGTCCGCTCACCGTTCGCAACCTGGCCCAATTTCCAGACACCATCACAGGGGCTGATACGTCTTCCCTGGTGGAAGTTCGAGGCTCCTGTGTCAACAACTCAGAAGAAAAGGATGTGCCAAAAATGTACTGTGGGGCAGATGGTGAGTGGCTGGTACCCATTGGCAACTGCCTATGCAATGCTGGGCATGAAGAGTGGAATGGAGAATGCCAAG
- the LOC122226691 gene encoding uncharacterized protein LOC122226691 isoform X1, whose product MLFGGVLWLDYLSLPWFPSCLDSRDPIGPQRPGQLPAGGKAQSPSPETEQVTSEQRRRALWFHLAFTQRVSPWPGQDFPPPQDARGGPGLSCREPTACYPGVVPGTRPGQSGAPGHKRRASSGSGGACRCPDHAGGDAEAAWRGRCSSALRRLRAAAPHRSPRPGAGGGLQRRRKSSQLPLPRPASVTVDLWGNAGPTWASVCSQMSRLRAQPSERRPATVTQRAAPGRAPRRDSVRSSGPLKGPRSPLKPPSSLPQAAPPLSTSRTPKQPSNLEDQEVGNAILEN is encoded by the exons ATGCTCTTTGGGGGAGTTCTGTGGCTTGattatctctctcttccctggtTCCCCAGCTGCCTGGACAGCAGAGACCCGATCGGTCCCCAACGTCCAGGGCAGCTCCCGGCCGGAGGCAAGGCTCAGTCACCGTCTCCAGAGACGGAACAAGTGACTTCTGAGCAACGGAGAAGAGCCCTCTGGTTTCACCTGGCGTTCACGCAGCGGGTCTCGCCCTGGCCGGGACAGGACTTCCCACCGCCGCAGGACGCCCGGGGAGGGCCTGGCCTGAGCTGCAGGGAACCGACTGCGTGTTACCCGGGGGTCGTCCCTGGGACCAGGCCTGGTCAGTCCGGAGCGCCGGGGCACAAGCGAAGGGCTTCAAGCGGGAGCGGGGGTGCCTGCCGCTGCCCAGACCACGCAGGTGGGGACGCGGAGGCTGCCTGGCGCGGCCGCTGCAGCTCTGCGCTCCGACGGCTGCGGGCCGCTGCTCCGCACCGCTCTCCGCGCCCGGGGGCCGGTGGAGGGCTGCAGAGGCGGCGCAAATCCTCGCAgctgcccctgccccggcccGCCAGTGTCACTGTCGACCTTTGGGGGAACGCAGGCCCCACTTGGGCCTCGGTCTGTTCCCAGATGTCCCGGCTGCGGGCGCAACCATCCGAGCGCCGCCCGGCGACTGTAACGCAGCGGGCGGCCCCGGGACGGGCCCCCCGACGCGACTCGGTGCGTTCCTCCGGACCTTTAAAGGGACCCCGGTCCCCGTTGaagcctccttcttccctcccccaggccGCGCCTCCTCTGTCAACCTCCAGG accCCAAAGCAACCCAGTAACCTGGAAGACCAAGAGGTGGGAAATGCTATCTTGGAAAACTGA
- the LOC122226691 gene encoding uncharacterized protein LOC122226691 isoform X2 — protein sequence MLFGGVLWLDYLSLPWFPSCLDSRDPIGPQRPGQLPAGGKAQSPSPETEQVTSEQRRRALWFHLAFTQRVSPWPGQDFPPPQDARGGPGLSCREPTACYPGVVPGTRPGQSGAPGHKRRASSGSGGACRCPDHAGGDAEAAWRGRCSSALRRLRAAAPHRSPRPGAGGGLQRRRKSSQLPLPRPASVTVDLWGNAGPTWASVCSQMSRLRAQPSERRPATVTQRAAPGRAPRRDSVRSSGPLKGPRSPLKPPSSLPQAAPPLSTSRTPKQPSNLEDQELTFNPHS from the exons ATGCTCTTTGGGGGAGTTCTGTGGCTTGattatctctctcttccctggtTCCCCAGCTGCCTGGACAGCAGAGACCCGATCGGTCCCCAACGTCCAGGGCAGCTCCCGGCCGGAGGCAAGGCTCAGTCACCGTCTCCAGAGACGGAACAAGTGACTTCTGAGCAACGGAGAAGAGCCCTCTGGTTTCACCTGGCGTTCACGCAGCGGGTCTCGCCCTGGCCGGGACAGGACTTCCCACCGCCGCAGGACGCCCGGGGAGGGCCTGGCCTGAGCTGCAGGGAACCGACTGCGTGTTACCCGGGGGTCGTCCCTGGGACCAGGCCTGGTCAGTCCGGAGCGCCGGGGCACAAGCGAAGGGCTTCAAGCGGGAGCGGGGGTGCCTGCCGCTGCCCAGACCACGCAGGTGGGGACGCGGAGGCTGCCTGGCGCGGCCGCTGCAGCTCTGCGCTCCGACGGCTGCGGGCCGCTGCTCCGCACCGCTCTCCGCGCCCGGGGGCCGGTGGAGGGCTGCAGAGGCGGCGCAAATCCTCGCAgctgcccctgccccggcccGCCAGTGTCACTGTCGACCTTTGGGGGAACGCAGGCCCCACTTGGGCCTCGGTCTGTTCCCAGATGTCCCGGCTGCGGGCGCAACCATCCGAGCGCCGCCCGGCGACTGTAACGCAGCGGGCGGCCCCGGGACGGGCCCCCCGACGCGACTCGGTGCGTTCCTCCGGACCTTTAAAGGGACCCCGGTCCCCGTTGaagcctccttcttccctcccccaggccGCGCCTCCTCTGTCAACCTCCAGG accCCAAAGCAACCCAGTAACCTGGAAGACCAAGAG CTCACATTCAACCCACATTCCTAG